A segment of the Methanomassiliicoccaceae archaeon DOK genome:
CAGGGTCTGAACATCGTGTGCCCGCTGATCAACCAGGTGGTGAAGCTGGACCTCCGCACCGAGGTCCTGGACGTCCCCAAGCAGGAGGTCATCACCAAGGACAATTCCCCCGTCGAGGTCGACGCGGTCATCTACATCAAGGTCACCGACCCGAAGAACGCTTTCTTCGAGGTCACGGACTACCGCTGGGCCACGGTCAACCTGGCCCAGACCACGCTGAGGTCGATCATCGGAGAGATGGAGCTGGACCAGATCCTGTCCTCCAGGGAGAGGATCAACGTCAGCCTCAGGGACATCCTCGACGAGAACACCGACAAGTGGGGTGTCAAGATCGAGGCCGTCGAGATCAGGGAGGTCGACCCCGCGAGGAAGGTCAAGGACTCCATGGAGGAGCAGACCTCCGCCGAGAGGAAGAGACGCGCCGCCATCCTGGAGGCGGACGGTCAGAAGAGGGCGGCAATCCTGGAGGCCGAGGGTAAGAAGAAGTCGATGATCCTCGAAGCCGAGGGTAAGAGGCAGTCCATGATCCTGGAGGCCGAGGGAGAGAGGATCGCCACCATCCTGCAGGGTCAGGGAGAGGCGCAGAAGCTCAGGATAATGTCCGTCGGAGCGGCCTCCATGGACTCCAAGGCCATGTCCGTCCTCTCCATGCAGACCCTGCAGGAGGTCGGAAAGGGCGAGTCGTCTAAGTTCTTCTTCCCCATGGAGCTGACGAAGCTCGTCGAGGGCGTGTCCGAGTACATAGGTTCGGCCAATAAGGTCCCCGACAGGGAGGTCTCCGACACCGAGAGCATCAGACAGGCCGTGGGCGACCCGGAGGACATCCTCGGGCCCATCCCCTCCGCAGAGGAGATAAAGATGGAGACCGAGAGCGTCAAGGACCTCAAGAAGGAGATCGAGGAGGTCGACGAGATCGTCTCCGAGACCCCCAAGGCCTGAGAACGGTCACAAGAGGGGCGGTCGCTCGTCCGCCCCTCACTTTCAGTTTCACCTCTTCTTGAAAATCGATCCGCCGCGCGAATCCTTGAACATGCTGTTGATGTGCGTGGCGTCGCAGAACGGCTTGTCCCTCGAGTTCCCGCATCTGCAGAGGAGGACCCTGTTCCTGACCTCGTAAGGTTCCCCGTCAGCGGACGTGATCGGTATCCCGCCCATTACGTATATCCCGCTGCTGACGCCCCTGTCCTCATCCTGGACTATGTAGATGGACGGTTCTAGGACGTCCTCATGGACGGTCCCGTCCTTGTCCACCGCGACCGTCCTGCCGGTGGGGCACTCGCACGCCGCGCGGATGAGCTCGTTCCTCACCTCCGGATCGTCGGAGTCCTTCAGCATGTCCCATGTGGACCTCCCGCGGCGGTGGCAGAACATCGCCTTCCCGCAGCGGACGTCGTCCAGGAGATCGATCCCCTGTCCCTCCAGCCTCTCGGCCCTCTCGGCGTAGGGGCGCTTGTCCGCGGTCTCCTGGCCCTTGAACCTCTTGTGGGACCTGCCGTCGCAGAAGGGGGCATCGTCGGACCTCCCGCACCTGCACAGTGCGTAGGTCTCCGACTGGGGGAGCTCCCTGCCGTCCTCCCAGACGTACAGACCGTCCCTCCGGACTATCCTCTTCTCGTAGATGGGGACGCCACCTGTGACTATGTACGGCCCGTCCTTCGTTATCCTGATGGCCTTCTCCATGCTATCGGATACGAATCGACGGGTGAATCAAAAAAGGAATCGTCCCGGATGGGACGGAAGACGTTTCAGATGAACTTGACCGCGGTCCCGTACGCGAAGACCTCGGCGGCGGCCGCTGCGATGGCGGATGTCCCGTACCTGATGGCGACGATGGCGTCGGCGCCCTGACTCTCGGCCTCCTCGACCATCCTCTTAGTGGCGACGGCACGGGACTCGTTCATCATCAGGGTGTAGTCCTTGAGCTCGCCGCCAACGACGGACTTCAGGCTCTGACCGATGTCGCGTCCGATGTTCTTCGACTGGATCATGCTGCCCTTCACGAGGCCTATGATCTCGTAGTTCCTTCCAGGTATCAGATCAGTAGTAGTCAACAGCATCGTCCAATCCCTCGTCAATTTCCCTGAACCTCTCCAGAGCGTAATACACCATGAGAACCGCCAGAGCTATGTAGATAATCGCGGCGATCGCGACAGCGAACAGCGGCATCTCTATCACGAAGTAGAATACAGGAAGCGTCATGAAGAGCGCCACTATGACGACGGTGGTGGCGACCACTCCGAGCTTCTTGATCGAATTCTTCTCCATGATACAGGTGATGGATGACATGGATTTAATGTTTATCGATAAATCCTCAGATCCTCCGACCCTTCTCCATGGCTTCCGGCGTGCCCATGGTGACCGGCCCCATCTTCCTGTATATGCCGGGGGACAGCATCCCGCACTCCATCCAAGCCGCCTGGTACACGGCGATCGGGGCGGCGCATATCATCGACATGTTGCCGCGGACGGATTCCCTGTTGATCACGCTGGTCTCGAAACTGGTGATGTCATCCATCGAGATGACCCTGAGGCTCTCGGCGTAGTGGGCGAGCGCGGGACAGTCCGAGACTATCTCGACATCCATGTCCCCGTCGTCCCTGGATGTCACCCTGACCTTGATCCTCCTGTCGCAGATCGGCATGTCCACATCGATTTCGGAAGTCATGGACTTCCATCTGTCTGCGGATGTTTTCAAGATGTCGTTGTAAACACGACGTCCCGCCGTCGACCCTTTTCCATCGGATGCGATGGAGGGTGACCGACGCTGTTATAACCGCGTTCGCTTTCACTCGTGAGGCTGAGAGATGGAGGGTGACCGACGGTAGCCGCAGGGCAGCTGAGGAAGTTCCCCTCTCCAAGGGCAAGGTGGACGGACGCAAGTCCGTGCGGCGAGAGCCGTGGCAAGGGCACAGAAACGACACAGACCCGGTCCAAGGATGATCCGCTAGGCGGTGACGTTCCCGGGGATTTGGTGAAACGGCGACTCCCCACCGGAGCAAGTCCGCACAGCGGGGCAGACCGGCCCGGGACCCGCGGGTAGGACGCTTAGTTGAATGTCACCTGAAACAGAAAGGGGGCTACTACCATCACTCGGCTCTTCATATCCACACGAGGGACCACACATGATGCTGAACCGCTGTCCGAAGTGCTCGCCAGAAACCGGGATCAGGACCGTCCCGCCCGAGGAGACCCTCGAGAAGGTCCTGCCGCTGCTGAAGACGGCCGGCCTCGGCGAGCCCGAGGACATCACGGGCAAGGACGACGTGGGGATCCCCGTGTTCTCCGTGGACAGGCAGGAGACCGCCCTGGGCGTCCCCAAGTACTACAACGGCAAGGGCGTGACCAGGGACCAGGCGCTCGCATCCGCCGTCATGGAGTCCCTCGAGAGGTACAGCGCCGAGATGCGCGACTCGGACGAGGTCGTCTACGGCACGTACGAGCAGGCCTGCGACGTCATGATGACCGTGGACCCCAAGGACCTCATCCTCCCGATCCCCATCCTGGACAGGTACATGAACGACACCATCGCCTGGACCGAGGGGTGGGAGATGTTCAGGGGATGCCCCATATGGGTCCCTGCATGCGCGGTGTACTATCCGTACTATCCGGACGGCGACCTGCAGCTCTTCAGGTTCCACACCAACGGCATAGCGTCCGGGAACACCCTCGAGGAGGCCATCCTCCACGCCCTGTTCGAGGACATCGAGAGGGACGCCTGGTCCATATGCGAGTACATGGACATGACGAAGGGCGATGTCATCGTCGACGATGACGACTCCGTCCCCGCG
Coding sequences within it:
- a CDS encoding SPFH/Band 7/PHB domain protein, producing the protein MDSILLTLVIIVIVAAIVVITSGVKIVQPYEQAIYMRLGKFVRVLNQGLNIVCPLINQVVKLDLRTEVLDVPKQEVITKDNSPVEVDAVIYIKVTDPKNAFFEVTDYRWATVNLAQTTLRSIIGEMELDQILSSRERINVSLRDILDENTDKWGVKIEAVEIREVDPARKVKDSMEEQTSAERKRRAAILEADGQKRAAILEAEGKKKSMILEAEGKRQSMILEAEGERIATILQGQGEAQKLRIMSVGAASMDSKAMSVLSMQTLQEVGKGESSKFFFPMELTKLVEGVSEYIGSANKVPDREVSDTESIRQAVGDPEDILGPIPSAEEIKMETESVKDLKKEIEEVDEIVSETPKA
- a CDS encoding iron-binding protein, which translates into the protein MEKAIRITKDGPYIVTGGVPIYEKRIVRRDGLYVWEDGRELPQSETYALCRCGRSDDAPFCDGRSHKRFKGQETADKRPYAERAERLEGQGIDLLDDVRCGKAMFCHRRGRSTWDMLKDSDDPEVRNELIRAACECPTGRTVAVDKDGTVHEDVLEPSIYIVQDEDRGVSSGIYVMGGIPITSADGEPYEVRNRVLLCRCGNSRDKPFCDATHINSMFKDSRGGSIFKKR
- a CDS encoding heavy metal-binding domain-containing protein translates to MLLTTTDLIPGRNYEIIGLVKGSMIQSKNIGRDIGQSLKSVVGGELKDYTLMMNESRAVATKRMVEEAESQGADAIVAIRYGTSAIAAAAAEVFAYGTAVKFI
- a CDS encoding YcaO-related McrA-glycine thioamidation protein produces the protein MMLNRCPKCSPETGIRTVPPEETLEKVLPLLKTAGLGEPEDITGKDDVGIPVFSVDRQETALGVPKYYNGKGVTRDQALASAVMESLERYSAEMRDSDEVVYGTYEQACDVMMTVDPKDLILPIPILDRYMNDTIAWTEGWEMFRGCPIWVPACAVYYPYYPDGDLQLFRFHTNGIASGNTLEEAILHALFEDIERDAWSICEYMDMTKGDVIVDDDDSVPAQLIAKFADQGIEIHLKDLTSDIGIPTIGAAADDVRTKDPEMLTIGVGTHLNPEIAAIRAITEVAQSRATHKHGAKINAQLQKVTQDMGYERIKEVNRMWFGESRRKIRLSEIPDRSTPYVLDDIEVVLGSLMNAGFESVIAVDLTRPELNVPVVRMIVPGLEVSTMDPEREGGRLRGMWPPQ